Genomic DNA from Salvia miltiorrhiza cultivar Shanhuang (shh) chromosome 1, IMPLAD_Smil_shh, whole genome shotgun sequence:
ttttatccagattttttccaaattattattgtttttttagGGGAATAATATTATTGTTTTTTAATACATCATTTACCTGGCTGAATAAGAGCAGGGCCGGCCCTTCCTTAGAGCAAGAGGGGCAAAGGCCAAATTTAGGGgccccaaaattttaaaataagttcattaattataatatattttttaataattgtaaatttatttgaaataaaaaatctcTTTAGGTTATGCTCATTATCTCACACTATGCTCTCTTTCTCTTCTATTATGCTCTTTTACGCTTTACCTTAGATCTCgagtttattaaaattatatgttATTTTCCTAATGTTTCTTTTGCATGTAGCTAGCTTCTGCAAAAAgaatcatttataaactaagattgataaaatcatattttacGTTTTACTAtgctattaattaattttatacaatgaagtattagaatcatgataatattatataaataattttgcaTCTCAAAATACTAGAAGAtctaatttatttcaataattattttatcagtGTTTTGGAATTGCTGCACTTTATAGTTAATATTAGAATTATATAGCCAtgcaaatatatatagaaaatcaTTACTAtatgttactccctccatcccacgaatcttgacacgtttttctttttgggccgtcccacgaatcttgacacatttccaaataaggcaactcctctctcttactttatcacttttattattttctctctcatactttatcacttttatcacattttctctcctattttatcacttttatactttattaactacacacttaaaacactaatatacaATTCCTTACTTCCCGTGCCGAAATCAAATTTGTCAAGATTCGTGTGACGGAGGAAATATCTATAATTGgtgataaaattttcaaaatatcaatttttaaggGCTCTTTTTCTCATTTTCGCCTGGGGCCCCTGAAATGTGAGGACCGGCCCCGAATAACAGTATAAATTCGATAAACTTCAATTCGAAGTCGATAATTTGTGTCGGTCACGTTATTTATTATCAAACTGTCACCCCTAATTTGTCTAACAATAAATTAGAAACAAAATACGACAAAAAAATGTTTAGATTAATTATATCAACTCCGGCACGAAGCATCACATGTACGACCGACATCTTAAACTTATAAATTGGTCGGTTAATTTAATGAAACGGCAATCTATCGATTCCACATCATTTAATTCCcttaattttctaaattaagAGTTCACTTAAAGTCTATAATAAATAGACTATGCACCtataattaattagattctACATTGCACCTGAATCGGCCACGTGTCCCTAATCATGTTATGCACGTTCTTACTAGTTGACAATTAGTGTATGTTCAGGTTCGTTGTTATCagttttaattagttaaaaaatagaatgatccattttgaaaattcataaaatatgcGATAACTTTTAACCATtaatttagagggtgtttggctgaatCCATAAGCCCTTTAAGTTGTTCAAgagtttataaatttattttttgataaaataaattctaaaaccacttataagctctaaaaataatttattttaccaaaatatatattttttatgatctttttattaaaaaaattataatttatcattttaagttcatttttcttctcttaaattattttatttctctaACCAAAAAAATCTCTATATAGCTTATAAACTAATTATCCAAATAATTTGACTATTTATAAACTCCTAAAAATTATATCTCATAAAttcttaaaatatattataaactaTTGAAATTTACAAGCTCTTTATAATAAGCTTAATCAACCCAGAAACACAGAGACAAGTTATTGGATGATGTGGGGATGGAGGTTGCTGGGAGTGaatatttttactaattaattactccatttcataattaattatgatgAAGCTAGTACCTAAAAGTTGTTTCTTTATGTATGTCGACGTAACGACCAACATCAGTAAATAGTTTGTCTTCTCACTTACCTGATCGGATAGAGAGAGATGAACCAATATTTATTGCAACCAAAAGTGTGCATATATATTATACTACAAAAAAATGAATCTAGGGTCGTGTTATACACTTATATggatcaaaatttataatatggGCTAATATTTTGAATTCAAATTGATATACAATACTATATAATATGTATTtgtattttgtgtgtgtgtgtgtgtttgaatcTAAATTTTGATCTATCTATTAAAAACATGATTGAGAATTTGAGGTCACTAAAAACacatatttgtaaaaaaaacaattcatgtttttaaatttcatttatcccttaaaaaaaatcacattttttACTTGAAAAGGAAGAGCGGCAGGATTTGAACGTAAACCTCGTTGTCTGCTTACAGACTGAAGTTCttacatattaaaaaataaaagtaaaaatcaTTTATTCTTTCTCAAAATATGATATGTTGTTATATAccataattaataaatgatgtgGCAATTATAAGAATCAGATTACTACTTCTATCAGATACAAATAGTAGTTAGAACATAAAATTAACCGATTGATAATATGTGCATATATAGTGGTCATGACCAttgattttgtttttcctttgtattCTCAAAAGCAATTCTGCAAGACTGCAACATTGATTTTTgtattaattattgttatcaTAAAGTGAAGCATTAATATAGTACTATATGAAAAAAGCATCGACACAAAAAAActttaattaatgtatttttttgaatatatacGTAAAGAAACATATTTCATAATTTGTTTTTATCATAACTATGTcctatatatattgaaaaaaccaacctcaataaaaatatcaaaaattcAAAAGCTACAAAACATGGCCATGCCCGAATATCACAAGGCCACCAAACAATGTTCTAGATACAAACAGTGTAAGCATTGGTCACATCATTCACAATATGTTAAttgatacatataaaaaattataaaataaaatatgaactgTCCAAATCTCTTACTCAAGAAAAGATATAGTAACataatagtagtaataatagTAACATCATATAGTAGTAATAGTAACATCATTCACAATATAGTATttgtttcaaaaaaagaaaagagataaTGTAACataatagtagtagtagtagttaCCAGAGTGTACAGATAATATAGTTATTTAtgtcaataattaataaatatattatactccctgtGATATGTCTCAACTAacttatcaatattttttttatagaccATTTCaattaagttgatcaatttctttatatgaaataaatataagtaaGAAAACATCTAATAATCACTTGTTCACTTTATTATCAAACACACTTAAACCACTAGTTTTTTAAATCTCGTATCGAAAAGAAGTTGATCAATTTAGTTGGAACGAATGAAGtagtaatatattattttatacttatgGAAAATTATTTTAGGCAGGGATGTTTAGAAAGTTTCATGAGATTCCCaacaaaaattcaaaagaaTGGGAACTGGGAAGGAAAGATAAAATATTGATCACATAATTTCACCCATGTTAATTAAGACTTAATTAAGCCATTGTTCCACTAAATAAACGAAGCaattattgtaaaattaatTGAAACTGATAGACAAAAAATGACATGTGATGGAGAGCTCCATATCGGCATTTGGGGAAGgaatgtgtattttttggatatGTTGTAAAAGAAGGAGGCATTGTTTATTTGGATATACATGTGATATGCCTTCAAATCAGATGCATGATTTCTTGAGTATCttactttaatttattgatttttttgttattttctaaTCAAGGCCAAATTCCCTTATCCTCGAAGGGCCCGAGGTTCAAGATTCATTATTTGAAGTATTAATCATTAATCaacaatattaatatttttattagagtTCTTTTGAACTCTAATAATTactttagtatttattttgtcattaatttttacaataattGTCTTGTAGGATTATGCACATGCTTGAAGAGATCATACATCATGTTAAGTAGTTAAGTAGTGTTTtttcagaaaaagaaaagaaaatgttaAGTAGTGAGGAAGGAATATTAGATCAAGCTATGAACTTAGATATCGTGAAATGAGTTGTGTGACTTTAGATATTATGTGTTGTTGAGAGTGTTTAAATGACATTTTGTTACTTTTGCATTGTTTTCTTACATATGTTTAAGAGTCATTTGTAATTAACAATTCTATTAGCAAAGTAAACATCCTcttaaaatttcataaaaatcGCCAATGAGACAttgctctagtggcaaagcTGAAGTATCCAAAGACTtttctttgtgagaggtcttgaattCAATCCCGTCTGCGTGCGGTGATATTTTCCCACTTTAGATGGTGTTATATTCTCGTCTGCGTGCGGTGTTGTATTGTTTGGTGTTGAGGTTCACACATAGGCGTTTCTTGCATGCGTGCgatttgcataattgattatattctgatacctcttgtaatttcaaaaaaaaaaaatcataaagatcagtgtgtgtgtatatatatatatatatatatatttaaagttaaattcaaaaatatattagaaaatGTTGGGAGTAGGAATCAAACCAAAAATCCATATTGTAATTCAGTTTTTTCTTTAGCAAACCAGAAATCATTGATGTCTCTCGGACTACATAAGATTCAGTGCATTGGtctcatttatattttttctataatttttaatttcaattcaattttgtATGATTTAATATGGTTACTCATTCCATTCAATTATGAtggagtaattattttttattatttaatttcacttttaattCATTATTAAGATTGATAAATCTAAAATTAGGAAAAAGTGTATATTTATACTTTCTCTGTTCCCaataaatatgcataaatactttcgacacgaattttaatgtAAAATTGTTAAGTAGATTATGGACAAATAAGTAAAAGTTACAAAAGTAAAATTATCGAAATTATATGtggggtagtgtccaaaaataaagTGTTCATATATTTGGGAACGTACTAAAAGTAaaagatatgcataaatatgAGAGGCGGAGAAgttcataaattttatttttatataaaatatcatcataGTATATACTAATAGGGCACAATGACACATACAAAATTATGAAATACTAAATCTATTAAACTCTCAGTTGGCTTTTGTCCCGAGGCGTCATATGAATGATAATGCTCTTCTTGCTTTTGAGATTTGCCACACAATGAAGTATACATAACAACCAAATCATTAAGGTTTTACCAAGCACCAAATTTCCAACAATATGTAATCATACATGAAAGTAAAGAGAGCTTGAGCAAATAATGTACACTTGCACAAAACCATCTCATTCCTCTCTACCACACTACATCACTAATAATATACACAAACCTAGCAGCAAATAAACGAAAAATTTCCCACAATTTTCCGAATACTTCAACTCTCTACCTCTCGTGTTTGAATCACGAGGGTACGTTGAAGTGGAATAGCCAGGAGATCACGAATGCAAACACCATACAAGCCAACAAAAAGTTTAGAAAACGATGACCTTGCCAGAAGTTTCGAGACTCTAAAAGGGGTGCACGAGTCGTGGCagacgcagcagcagcagcagcagcatcgGCTTCATTTGTTTCGTTCCACTGTTCCATCAGCTCGGCTTCATCTATGCCAACGACGTTCTGTGCTATTGAGCCACATATCTCACAGATTCTGCAAGCACAGCATGAGCAGTAAACATGAGCAAGAGTGACCATTTGTTTAGAATCAAAAGATGTATATATGCTACGCCTTTTTGGGATCTTTGATATTTACTATGTCTTCGACTCTGTCTCAACGCGTAGAGAGAGCATAACTTCTTCATTTGTATCATCATATTATGTTCCAATTTCAAAATCCAAAAGGTCTTATAATCAGTCTTGAATCTTAATAGAGGCAGAGAATATGTATAATTCTAACAACACACGGTGCTAGGTCGTCAATCTAACTATCTAAGTGACGCGAGACTATTCCAAAAACATAGCGATCACTTCACAAATCTTCGTTTTCTATATTCCACATTTTTCATGAAGCCAATATTTGGAAATATTGTTCATAATCACTTCTTTTCCTTTTGACACTTGCCAAAAGTTGCACATGTTTAGCAAAGTGGTTGAGTCCTGAGCTATCGTTTCCTAGTAAGGCTACACACGCTTTCGAGTTACTGTTAGAAGGTTCCTCCATTCCAATCCATTCATCTCTCCGGTTATCTTGTTACAGACATCTAAAGTCATGTCAGTACACCAAAAGATTCGGATATGGAGTTTTAAGATTACTCGAAAGGAACCTTCAAGGAGTGTGACGAAGGGGGTATTATTTTGATAAGTGGATACTTTCAACTAATATTCTAAAAGGAACTACAACAAGGTGATGGCTCCCATACAAAAAAGGCGCATAGGCGTCTAAAGTGCAGAAGGTTCGGTACATTCTTTCACACGACGAGATATGGACACTCCACATTGTCTATCTAGGCAAAAGAAACAAGCACTAACTACATAAGCCGAAAGAATATTTCAAAACCTATCAATAGCATCCTTTAAGTGGAGTAGAATGGTGAAACAAACTATCTACTTGGGCTATCTCATCAGCCTAATTTGAGATAGAAGCAGCTAATATAGAAACCCCACTGAAAAAATGACTGCAACAAGAATTGTGGAGATGTGAGAAGAGTgtcaaataatatataataacaatccCACAAATACTAAAGCCAAAGTCAAATGTTCACAAAATAATCAGCGGCCACAAAAAGCAGAATTCTTAGTGGTTTCATCTTTTCTCTATTATAGATTCTTTAATAGGCACAGTTTGAGCCTTTTCCTTTTCTAACCTCCTCCTTTTCCCTACAATTGCCATGGCCACATCAAAATAATCTTTAACTTTTTTCCTTTAAAGTTAGAGTTGTTGTTTCAAAGTAAAAGTTTTTGTATTATCCACCCCCACATTGCACTAGAATGAAAAGAATCAATGATCAAAAAGCCCCCAACTCACAAATGCACACAGAAACATGAAAAATCATATTGATTCCTAAATCTCGGTTATATTCAGGGTTTATTCTATTCCTAAATCATGATACCATGAAATTTAAAGCAAAAAAGGGAAATTCTTGATACAAACACAACTCAATGAATGACTTGAAATGTTTGAAACTTACTTATTTCCCTTAATCTTGAACCATGCCTCTGCACATTGTTTGTGGGAGGCAGCCAAATCATCTTTACAAGAGCAACCCAGCTCAATAGGGATCCCAGATTCCTGGTTGGTTGCATCCATGCTGAGGTGGCAAATTCTACAATCCTTCACATTTCTTGCCAAATGCAGCTTAGATTCATCTGCACCAGATTCCAGATCCACCATCTCCACTGAATACTCTGAAACATTTGAATCCCTCCTCTCAACCTTATCCTTCACATTCACAATCTCATTTCCATTAGAGGGCGGCGCAGGCGCAGCACCACCTCCTCTCCCGGCGGCTACTTCCGCCggaccaccaccgccaccgcctGATTCCAAATCAACATCACTCGATTGCTGTAAAGATGACATTTTTACAGTGGCCCAGATCAAGATTCTTCATGAACAGCAAAAACAAGACTGGACATCACTCGCTTGCTGTAAAGATGGCATTTTTACAGTGGCCCAGATCAAGATTCTTCATGAACAGCAAAAACAAGACTGTGATCATCAAGAATTCATCATCACCCTTTTTCTAAGTAGGTGAAGGTTTATACTTTTCTTGCTCTAGACAACAGCGGGGAAGAGGCGGAGTCCCGAAAAAGGCAATGGCCGAATACACAGAATAATTCTATattaagagaaaaagaaaaaacaaacgCTGCACCAAGTGAAACAGGAGCGTCGGTGGCGGGGATAACCATTGGCCTCTCGCCCTCTTTTTTGCTGGGATATTTTGCAAAGCTTTTATCCAAAAAATTTCGACATAAATTGCTCACAAAAAGTATCTTACAGCTGCCGCAGACATGTGAAATTTGATGACATATTTGTGTGTACACGTAATTGGACATGTGATTTGCATATGTTGGATTTTAATGGAGAAGAAAAGTGACCTTGGTTGTTGGACTATAGAATATAGATATGGAAATGGAGCTATGCTCGTTTACTcttgtttttttcaattctattttaaattatcgtttttgattagttaaaATCAAATACGgcccctaaaaaaaaaatcatcaaattatGGTGAACTTGCAAATCTATTATTGATGAAAGATTTTGAAACTTGAGAGGTGCGTAaacttttcattctttttttttctttggggTATTGGTCTATAaatactcaatttttttttcattttctgagTTTGCAccctaattttaaaatttgtctgtaaatacttaaattatatattctttttgATTTTGCATCCAATAACTTTTTACCAAATCGTTACTGACATGACAACCAAAGTGTTAATGTGAGATCTAGAACATATAATTTGTATGATTTGTGATGTCAATCCAAGTGTCATGTTGGCAATGATTTAGGAGTAAAAATTCTTCgcgtacaaaaaaaaaatacaaaattcaaatatttacgaacaaattttaaagttggggtacaaaactaaaaaatgagaaaaattcAAGTATTTACGGGCCAGATGTCACTTCTTTTTTTCCTCTCTCACGTTTGTTTGTGGAGAAGctcataattatttataattcctaAGCAGAAACAAGAAGGTGGAATTTCTTAGTGTGCATATCTTTGAATTATTTATTGCTGTTGAATTATTGCCAATCGAATTTCTTTTCTTATAATTTTCTATCTTGCCTTTACAATTTTGTATTCAATTGTAAGATGCCTCGTGTTGCAAATATGGAAATTTCAGTATATATAGCTTTTTGTTACACGAAATTAAAGTTTCAATAGCTTTTATACAGACTTCAAATTCCAAATATTACTTAGTGACGAAGAAAAGATAGAAGATCATCAGTGGTAGGCCTAATTTTCTAATAGGCGACAATCAATATAATAAAGAAATAACAAGGGCTTTTAATTGGTATGTGTTAATTTAGTGGTAAATCGTTAATGGCCAAATCTGAAATTTTGAATTCGAGTTTATCGTGGCGCggtctttaattttttatttatttatctacgtagtttatatataagaaaagggcTTTTGAGTTGGTACAATTTGAAAATTCGATCTTTGAAATCTCAACGACCACAGTCAAATTTGGAGGCCTCTAAATTTCAAAGCCCAAACACAACAATCACCCACAAATATATCAAGTActatattgttttttttaactACATTTTTCATTTTACTTTTCATGTTGTCgttgattttataaaatatgtCAAAAGTCATGGGTATAAAAATGAGACATCCCGCCGATGAGAccttgctctagtggcaaagttgaggcacccaaagatTCCTCTTCGTGAGAGATTTTGGGTTCAATCTCGCTTGG
This window encodes:
- the LOC131005990 gene encoding uncharacterized protein LOC131005990, whose amino-acid sequence is MSSLQQSSDVDLESGGGGGGPAEVAAGRGGGAAPAPPSNGNEIVNVKDKVERRDSNVSEYSVEMVDLESGADESKLHLARNVKDCRICHLSMDATNQESGIPIELGCSCKDDLAASHKQCAEAWFKIKGNKICEICGSIAQNVVGIDEAELMEQWNETNEADAAAAAAASATTRAPLLESRNFWQGHRFLNFLLACMVFAFVISWLFHFNVPS